Part of the Catalinimonas alkaloidigena genome is shown below.
TGCCAATAGGTACAGATTGTTGGAAAGATAGTACGTTACATATGGGTGATGCCCAGGGTGAATGGCATCATCTGTTTACAAATAAAAAAATGATACTTCATGAGCATGCTTCAGTAGCTGAGATTCTCGCTAATTTTCCTGTAGCATTGCTGATTAAAGACTAAACCAAATTATGCTAAAAAATAGAAGTTGCGGAGTACTTCTGCACATTACATCTCTACCCTCAGCTTTCGGAATTGGAGACCTTGGGCCTGAAGCTTATAAGTTTGCTGATTTTATGCTGGAGTCAGGACTCACTTACTGGCAGATTTTACCACTCAACCCGGTTGAAGGAGATAGTGGATATTCTCCTTACAGCGGACTCTCCGCTTTTGCTGGTAATCCCATGCTCATCAGTCCGGAATTACTTATGGATGAAGGTTATCTGGAGGTTCAGGACTTAGAGCATAAGTACAACTTCAGTGAAAGTCAGGTAGAGTTTGAAAAAGTGATTCAGTTAAAAAAACAATTCCTTGACAAAGCATTCATAAACTTTAGCAAAAACGCTACTCCCCGACAAAGCGGGCTGTTTAAAAAGTTTTGTCATGAACAGGCGTATTGGCTGGAGGACTTTGCTGATTACATGGCCATTAAGAATTTTTTCGGATCACAAGCCTGGTATGATTGGCCAACAGACCTCAGAGATAGAGATAAAAAGAGCCTGAAAAAATTCAGGAAAGAATTAAAGAAGGAAATTTATAAAGAAAAATTCCTTCAATTTGTATTCTTCCAGCAGTGGGAAACGCTTAAACTATACTGCAAAGATCGGAGCATTTTATTTTTTGGTGATCTCCCTTTTTATGTAGGTCAGGATAGCGCCGATGTTTGGTCACATACAGAAATTTTTAAATTAGACGATGATAAATCACCTAAAGCAGTAGCTGGTGTACCTCCTGACTACTTTAGTGAAACCGGCCAGCTGTGGGGGATGCCTGTATTTGACTGGAAAAAATTAAAAAAGCGAAATTACGATTGGTGGGTAGACAGAATAGACCATAATCTTAATATGTTTGACCTGATCCGCCTGGATCATTTTCGTGCCTTCTCAGACTACTGGGAAGTTCCTGCCGGCGAAAAAACAGCAATTAACGGCAGTTGGAAAAAAGGGCCGGGTAAAAGGTTTTTCAAAAAATTAAATAAAAAGTATCCTGAGCTGCCTATTATCGCTGAGGACTTAGGTGACATTGACCAGCCAGTTTATGATCTGATGGAGCAGTTTCAACTTCCTGGCATGAAAGTATTACTTTTTGCCTTTGGAGAAGGCATGGCTCAAAATGCATATGTTCCTCATCACCATGTTCCAAATTCAGTAGTATATACGGGTACTCATGATAATAATACCTGCCTGGGATGGTATAGTGAAGCTGCTCCTGAAGAGCAAAAAAACTTTAGCAAGTACATCAACCGTACGGTAAATGAAAAAAACGCGGCCAGTCATATGGTACGTCTTGCGATGTCCTCTGTGGGAAAATTATGTGTTATCCCTATGCAGGATTTTCTGGGTTTAGGAAAAGAAGCGATTATGAACGTTCCTTCAACCGCGCAAGGAAACTGGCTTTGGAGAATGAAACCCCAACAGGCAGATGGCAAGCAAGCCAGAAAAATAAAAGAATTACTAACCCTTTATGACAGGCACCGACCTAATGTTGATCCAGTAAAAATGCCTTGATATTTTGATACACTTTATTGAGGAGCAGAGTCCGGCTTTCAACACTTGCCCACGCTATATGTGGAGTAAGCAGAATTTTGTGGGGGTGCTTAAGCTTGACGAATGGATGCTCTCTGGCAATGGGTTCCTGGGTAAACACATCCATAGCAGCTCCTCTGATAAGGTTCTGGTCTAATGCTTTGCACAGATCAACTTCATTGATGATACCACCTCTTCCGGTATTGATCAGGATGGCATCTTTTTTCATCATTTTGAGCTTCTCGTAATTGATCAAATCTCGTGTGGCATCATTCAGCGGCGCATGTACAGAGATAATATCTGCACTGGTCATCAGGTCTTCTATCTCCAGTCTTTGATAGGTTGAATGCCGATTTTTTCCTGAACTAGAATAGTATACGATTTCACAGTCAAATGCCTCAGCGATTTCCGCTACTTTTTTACCAATATTTCCTAATCCTATGATGCCCAATCTTTTGCCCTGAAGCTCCCAAAATGGAAAACCCAGATAGGTG
Proteins encoded:
- the malQ gene encoding 4-alpha-glucanotransferase, encoding MLKNRSCGVLLHITSLPSAFGIGDLGPEAYKFADFMLESGLTYWQILPLNPVEGDSGYSPYSGLSAFAGNPMLISPELLMDEGYLEVQDLEHKYNFSESQVEFEKVIQLKKQFLDKAFINFSKNATPRQSGLFKKFCHEQAYWLEDFADYMAIKNFFGSQAWYDWPTDLRDRDKKSLKKFRKELKKEIYKEKFLQFVFFQQWETLKLYCKDRSILFFGDLPFYVGQDSADVWSHTEIFKLDDDKSPKAVAGVPPDYFSETGQLWGMPVFDWKKLKKRNYDWWVDRIDHNLNMFDLIRLDHFRAFSDYWEVPAGEKTAINGSWKKGPGKRFFKKLNKKYPELPIIAEDLGDIDQPVYDLMEQFQLPGMKVLLFAFGEGMAQNAYVPHHHVPNSVVYTGTHDNNTCLGWYSEAAPEEQKNFSKYINRTVNEKNAASHMVRLAMSSVGKLCVIPMQDFLGLGKEAIMNVPSTAQGNWLWRMKPQQADGKQARKIKELLTLYDRHRPNVDPVKMP
- a CDS encoding D-2-hydroxyacid dehydrogenase; its protein translation is MNITFLDTKTVGNLPNLNIFEEFGRYTSYETTQPDEVKKRLAGQDIIITNKVKIPREVMEQSPDMKLICVAATGTNNVDLEAAKELNIAVKNVEDYSTASVAQHTFSMILSLLNQPTLHDEYVKSGAYSKSDIFTYLGFPFWELQGKRLGIIGLGNIGKKVAEIAEAFDCEIVYYSSSGKNRHSTYQRLEIEDLMTSADIISVHAPLNDATRDLINYEKLKMMKKDAILINTGRGGIINEVDLCKALDQNLIRGAAMDVFTQEPIAREHPFVKLKHPHKILLTPHIAWASVESRTLLLNKVYQNIKAFLLDQH